TAACTCTTTCCCCGTCTCTTCATTGCTTCGCAGGAACCAGAGATGCCTGCAAAAACTAAGTCAAGtagctcctcttcctccacatcctcctcttcctcctcctctgatgAAGAGGATGAAAGTGACCTGGAAGCAAAGAGAGGTCCCCGCAGCAGAGAGACTCACCCAGTACCACAGAAGAAAGCTCAGATCCTGGTGGCGAAGCCCGAAATGAAAGACACTTCCAGGAAGAAGCGTGGGCGGAAACCTCTTCCCCCGGAGCAGAAAGCGGCTCGAAGGACTGTGAACCTGACAAAGGTGCTGAAAACGTCCCGGAAGGAGGTGGGCGGCAGTGCCAAGCTGATGGGgaagctgcagccccagcacagcacgCAGGGCTCGGGCATGGCCGTGCTGAAGGACCCGCCAGGCGCCTTGGCTGGGCTCGGCTCCGGGGGTTCGTCTGCAGAAAACCTGCCCAACATGATGAAGAGCGGCTCCGCCAGCCCAAACCGGGCCATCAGCTGGCAGAGCTCCATCGTGCACTACATGAACAGGATGTCCCAAAGCCAGAACTCAGCAGAGACCTCGCCCCTGGGCAGGCTGGCGCTGAAGTCCCAGGCATCCAGTAAGAGCGGCTTAGGGCTGGACTTAAAAATGAGGAACCAGAAAGGATCTGGGGAGGTTGGGCTGAGTCTGCAGGGACCGAAGACTGCCAAGGCTCCTAGCAGCGGTGCTGGAGGGGACCAGAAATCAGGGTTTGCTGCAGGAGGCCAAATGCTGCACAACGGCAGCAAGATGCCAGCGAGCTCGTCTGGGGCTGGCAGCCAGCCGGCCTCCAGTCAGGAGCTGAACCTCCAAGCTCTAAACCTTCAGAGCGTCAAAAACGGGCCGAGCGCGGCCAGCGGGAGCAGCCTCCCTCGCCACCTTTGCAGCGCCCTAGCCAAAGGCTCCGGCGGTGCCGCGGCGGTGAGCGCGGGTGCCACCGGCGTGAAGGGCGGCACCACGGGTGCCGGGTTGAATGCTGCCAGCGCCGGCACGCTCTCGGGGGGGAACGGCGGCAAAAGCGAGAAGCAGGCGCACCGGGCAGGCGACAGAGACTTGGCCAAAAGCGGCACAGCCGGCACGCAGGAGGGGCATGCGGCCGCGGAGAACCGCAAGCCGGCCGCCCTTTCCGAAATGAGCACAGGCGAAGAGACCAGCTCGGATTCAGACCGGGATTCGGCTTCCTTCCCAGGCGTGGGTCAGAACATGTCTGTCTCTATCCAGACCAGCCAGGACTGGAAACCCACCCGCAGCCTGATCGAGCACGTCTTTGTCACCGACGTCACCGCTAACCTGATCACAGTGACGGTCAAAGAGTCCCCCACCAGCGTTGGGTTTTTCAACCTACGGCAATACTGAGCCCAGGAGCATGAGAGGAGGGAGAGGGTCCTTCAGCCTCTCTCAGCTTTGCCCAGCTCTTCcatcaggtttttctttcttcacatgAACGCGGAGACCTCGTGAGACCTGCTGGGACTCGTGTCCAGAGAGGCTTGAGAAAGACACGGTGAAACCTGCTCAGAACTGCCAGCGGGTCAATggatccctcccagcttctctccATCCTCTC
This window of the Calonectris borealis chromosome 20, bCalBor7.hap1.2, whole genome shotgun sequence genome carries:
- the CBX2 gene encoding chromobox protein homolog 2, giving the protein MEELSSVGEQVFAAECILSKRLRKGKLEYLVKWRGWSSKHNSWEPEENILDPRLLLAFQKKEHEKEVQNRKRGKRPRGRPRKHVEPEMPAKTKSSSSSSSTSSSSSSSDEEDESDLEAKRGPRSRETHPVPQKKAQILVAKPEMKDTSRKKRGRKPLPPEQKAARRTVNLTKVLKTSRKEVGGSAKLMGKLQPQHSTQGSGMAVLKDPPGALAGLGSGGSSAENLPNMMKSGSASPNRAISWQSSIVHYMNRMSQSQNSAETSPLGRLALKSQASSKSGLGLDLKMRNQKGSGEVGLSLQGPKTAKAPSSGAGGDQKSGFAAGGQMLHNGSKMPASSSGAGSQPASSQELNLQALNLQSVKNGPSAASGSSLPRHLCSALAKGSGGAAAVSAGATGVKGGTTGAGLNAASAGTLSGGNGGKSEKQAHRAGDRDLAKSGTAGTQEGHAAAENRKPAALSEMSTGEETSSDSDRDSASFPGVGQNMSVSIQTSQDWKPTRSLIEHVFVTDVTANLITVTVKESPTSVGFFNLRQY